The Methanobacterium lacus genome includes a region encoding these proteins:
- a CDS encoding prefoldin subunit beta, with protein MELPKNIQHQIAQFQQAQQQAQAITMQKQSVDMQIKETEKALEELKKTDEGSDVYKTAGNLLIKVNRDEINEELEEKIETLKLREKTVSRQEERIMAKLQEMQNSLQEAMQGSGMNPGLGN; from the coding sequence ATGGAACTTCCAAAAAATATCCAACATCAAATAGCACAATTCCAGCAGGCACAGCAACAGGCTCAGGCAATTACAATGCAAAAACAGAGTGTTGACATGCAGATAAAGGAAACTGAAAAGGCACTAGAAGAATTGAAAAAAACAGATGAAGGATCTGATGTCTACAAAACTGCAGGAAACCTTTTAATTAAAGTTAACAGGGACGAGATCAACGAAGAACTCGAAGAAAAAATAGAAACCCTAAAATTAAGAGAAAAAACTGTAAGCCGCCAGGAAGAACGTATAATGGCTAAACTACAGGAAATGCAAAATTCTTTACAGGAAGCAATGCAGGGATCAGGAATGAACCCGGGGTTAGGTAATTGA
- a CDS encoding PfkB family carbohydrate kinase: MARFMIIGPVTRDTINRDGMIYHHTGGAVYFQSAVFSSFNKDVTAVIPLSKSDTDLLKAFPEDAHILPVFVEETMEFENIYPNHDLNHRVQRARVPDNPVLPENLPESMESYDAAILCPLSPTDIPIETVKHIAKHDVPIYMGAQGYLRHLNADEIILKPWEDFPKFLKHVELLFLDEAEAGIITDFKDHDLETIARQLSKFGPKEIIITRGDRGALIYSSRSNELYRIHAFPPKQTMDPTGLGDTYMAAYASKKIEGYSSKSCGIFASMVSTMKLETIGVFKGNNQKVLERLKEHEITDI, encoded by the coding sequence ATGGCAAGGTTCATGATCATAGGTCCAGTTACAAGGGACACAATTAACAGAGATGGAATGATCTACCACCATACTGGGGGTGCTGTTTACTTTCAATCTGCTGTATTTTCAAGTTTTAACAAGGACGTAACAGCGGTTATACCACTGTCTAAATCTGACACAGATCTCTTGAAAGCCTTTCCAGAGGATGCTCATATCCTCCCTGTTTTTGTGGAGGAAACAATGGAGTTTGAAAACATCTATCCCAACCACGATCTTAACCACCGTGTGCAAAGGGCAAGGGTACCCGACAATCCAGTGCTTCCAGAAAATCTTCCAGAATCCATGGAGTCCTACGATGCTGCAATTCTCTGTCCACTTTCACCCACAGACATTCCCATCGAAACAGTGAAACACATTGCCAAACATGATGTGCCTATTTACATGGGTGCCCAAGGATACTTAAGACATCTTAATGCAGATGAGATTATATTAAAACCTTGGGAAGATTTTCCTAAATTCTTGAAACATGTTGAACTGCTGTTTTTAGATGAGGCCGAAGCAGGGATCATCACAGACTTTAAGGATCATGATCTTGAAACCATTGCCAGACAACTTTCGAAGTTTGGACCAAAGGAGATAATTATTACCAGAGGAGATAGAGGAGCTTTGATCTATTCATCACGATCCAATGAACTCTACAGAATCCATGCATTTCCACCCAAGCAAACAATGGATCCAACAGGATTAGGTGACACATATATGGCGGCCTACGCATCTAAGAAGATTGAAGGTTACAGTTCAAAATCCTGTGGAATTTTCGCATCAATGGTGTCTACAATGAAACTAGAAACCATAGGTGTTTTCAAGGGAAACAATCAAAAAGTCCTTGAAAGACTTAAAGAACATGAAATAACAGATATTTAA
- a CDS encoding DUF3194 domain-containing protein: MRKLSDQELDEISELAVKSAETFIYSRVSKKEILDLDIKVELDYDKGLDVDIDIDIKFDPLSKSDNTIAEEAANHAITQIDSYLAD, translated from the coding sequence TTGAGGAAACTTTCAGACCAAGAATTAGATGAAATTTCAGAATTAGCAGTTAAATCTGCAGAAACCTTCATCTATTCACGGGTTTCAAAAAAAGAAATATTAGACCTTGACATCAAGGTCGAACTCGATTATGATAAGGGGTTAGATGTTGACATAGACATAGATATCAAATTCGATCCCCTGTCAAAATCCGACAACACAATTGCAGAAGAAGCTGCAAACCATGCAATCACCCAAATAGACAGTTACTTGGCTGATTAA
- a CDS encoding HisA/HisF family protein: MITPVLDLKNGLAVAGKSGKRETYKPLKTVFTNSSDPLKIAEALKTAGYSELYIADLDSIEGTGSNHEIVKKINKTIPVMLDAGITKHQDIEAVVDSAEKIIVATETLESMEEIGQIFSLNSKNSLVLSVDLVGGEVLSKNMKLNFEDVMGIIEKHNPAEVIILDVSRVGTNSGFDEAVVDRFKHTDTQLIVGGGVTKTTIKELGKLGVNKFLVGTAIHNGDL, from the coding sequence ATGATAACTCCAGTTTTAGACCTTAAAAATGGGTTGGCAGTGGCTGGTAAGTCTGGTAAAAGGGAAACCTACAAACCACTTAAAACAGTTTTCACCAACTCCTCAGATCCCCTGAAAATTGCAGAGGCACTTAAAACAGCGGGCTACAGTGAACTTTACATCGCAGATCTGGACTCCATCGAAGGAACAGGTTCGAATCATGAAATAGTGAAGAAAATAAACAAAACCATCCCCGTCATGCTAGATGCAGGAATCACCAAACACCAGGACATTGAAGCTGTTGTTGACAGTGCAGAAAAGATCATAGTTGCCACAGAAACCCTTGAGAGCATGGAAGAGATAGGGCAAATATTTTCCCTTAACTCCAAAAATTCCCTTGTGTTGAGTGTTGATCTGGTTGGTGGTGAAGTGCTCTCTAAAAATATGAAACTCAACTTTGAAGATGTGATGGGAATAATTGAAAAACACAATCCTGCCGAAGTCATAATTTTAGATGTTTCAAGGGTTGGTACAAATTCTGGTTTTGATGAGGCAGTGGTGGATCGTTTCAAACACACCGACACCCAGTTAATTGTGGGTGGAGGAGTTACCAAGACAACAATCAAGGAACTTGGAAAACTTGGAGTCAATAAATTCCTGGTTGGAACAGCTATCCACAACGGTGATCTTTAG